The DNA window TGGACGGTTTATGAGCAAATTCTGAGGATTCCCTATTATTTTGTCTTTAATCGCTATACGAATGAATTTCGTGCTTTTGGATTAATGATGAACCGCTATCAACCCTTATCAATAGAAGAGCAAGGAGTCTGGTTGGAAGAAGCAGAACTGGGATTAGGATTATGGGAAGGGGAATATCAGGGAATCAATCGCCTGTGGTTACGTTGGTATGACCAAAATAACCATTGGATTCCTACCCCTGCTGAACAGGAAGCTCAACGGGCTCAACAGGAGTCTCAACGCGCTGAACAAGCAACTCAACGGGCTGAACAAGCAACTCAACAAGCTCAACAGCAAGCTCAACGGGCTGAACAAGCAACTCAACAAGCTCAACAGCAAGCTCAACGGGCTGAACGTTTAGCGGAACAATTGAGAGCTTTGGGTATTGATCCCGAAGCCTAAGGGCAATATTTTCAGGCGCAGCGATCGCGCTTCTAGTTCTAGAATTCAGGAAAAAGGAAACGGTTTAACATGAGTGTTTCAACGAGCCAAAAAATTATTTACCCTGACAGTGATGGTCAGCCTATGGCAGATAATACTAAGCAGTTTCGGTGGATTGTCTTAATTAAGGAAAATTTGGAACTGCTATTTGCCAATGATCCAGATGTGTTTGTCGCTGGGGATTTATTGTGGTATCCCGTAGAAGGTCACCCGGAAATTCGAGTTGCCCCTGATGCAATGGTGGTATTGGGGCGACCAAAAGGCGATCGCGGTTCTTATCGTCAGTGGGAAGAAGACAACATTACCCCACAAGTAGTATTTGAAATTCTCTCCCCAGGAAATCGGGTTAAAGAGATGACACGGAAATTACAGTTTTATGAACGTTATGGCGTTGAGGAATACTACATTTACGATCCAGATGATAATGAATTAGAAGGACTGCAAAGAAGAGAAGGTAATTTGCAGTTAGTGGAAGAGATCAATGGTTGGGTGAGTCCCAAATTAGGAATTAAATTTGTTTTGACCTCGGAAACTCTTGAAATTTATCGTCCTGACGGCAGGAAATTTCTATCTTCTCTAGAATTGGAACAACGCGCTGAACAAGCAACTCAACGGGCTGAACGTCTCGCTGAACAATTGAGAGCGTTGGGCATTGATCCCGAAGCCTAAGGGCAAGAATTTTTAGGTGCAGCGATCGCTGCTGAAGGTAAGGGTAACCTCAGGTCAATTGCGCTTTTGGATTTTGCTACGGTTGCTGATTGGGAAAGTTGGTTGCAGGAAGAGAAGGCATCGCAATTAATCCAGTGATTGTTCTGATCGCGGTGAGATGAAGTTTGGGTACGCTTGAGGCAATGTTAATCCTTTTCCAGAACTAAAGTTGAACCAGCGATGACGAGAGTATTACCAAAAGAAGAAGCACCTCCTCAAGGAAAAGATAATGGGGTGCTTTTGGTGCAAGGGGGATCCCATAGGTTTTGACAGTTAGTTGCCATACAAAATCTTAAAGAAATATAGCCAGAATCTAAGTGACCAATTGCAATGAATCACCCTGAATCACCCAAATTAGTTATAGAAGCAGGACAAATAGAAAAGCAATATTGGAAAGATTTATGGCGCTATCGGGAGCTATTTTACTTTTTAGCGTGGCGTGATGTTGTAGTACGCTACAAGCAAACTGCGATCGGGGTAGCTTGGGCGTTAATTCGTCCGTTTTTGACGATGGTGGTTTTTAGTATTGTCTTTGGCGGGATTGCTAAGTTACCTTCTGACGGCGTGCCATATCCCATTATGGTTTTTTCAGGGATGCTCCCTTGGCAGTTTTTCGCCAGCGCCTTAACTGAGTGTAGCAACAGCTTGATTACCAACTCCAATTTAATTGCAAAGGTTTATTTTCCGCGTCTAGTGATTCCGACGAGTGCTGTAATTGTTAGTTTTGTAGATTTTCTGATTTCGGGGATGATTTTGCTGGGTTTAATGGCATGGTACGATTTTGTGCCTAGTATTCGCATTTTGACGCTGCCGTTTTTTATTCTGATTGCGTTTATTTCGGCAATGGGAGGAGGGCTGTGGCTGGCTTCTCTCAATGTTCAGTATCGAGATTTTCGTTATATTGTGCCGTTTATTGTCCAGTTTGGATTATATATTTCTCCAGTGGGGTTTAGTAGCAGTGTTGTGCCAGAAAAGTGGCGTTTGCTTTATGCCCTAAATCCGATGGTAGGCGTAATTGATGGATTTCGTTGGGCAATTTTGGGGAAAGAATCACAGCTTCACTTAGGAGGTTTTTTCTTATCTTTAACCTTGGTTGGCGTTTTGTTTGCCAGTGGGGTTTGGTATTTTCGCAAAATGGAGCGTAGCTTTGCCGATGTGATTTAAAAAAATCAGTCTGATGATCTTCACTATCTTGATCACCGACTAGAGAGAAGTGGGAATGCTGGGTGAAGAGTTCCGAGTGAGCTAACTGATGTCAGACACGATGATTCGGGTTGAAAATTTAGGGAAGAAATATGTTATCGGGCATAAGCCAGAGGGTTGGTCGCGCTATGTTGCCCTGCGGGATGTCATGGCAAATGCGGGAAAGTCTCTGCTGAAGAAAATTCGTCATCCGCAGTCGTTTCAGCAACGGAATCAGGAAGAGTTTTGGGCGTTGCAGGATGTTTCTTTTGAAGTGAAACGGGGCGATCGCGTTGGGATTATTGGGCGCAATGGGGCGGGAAAATCGACACTGCTAAAGATTCTCAGCCGAATTACAGAACCAACCACAGGAAGAATTGAATTAAACGGGCGAGTGGCAAGTCTTTTAGAGGTGGGAACTGGGTTTCATCCAGAGTTGACGGGGCGAGAGAATATCTATCTCAATGGGGCAATTCTGGGAATGGGGAAGGCGGAGATTAAGAAGAAGTTTGATGAAATCGTGGCGTTTGCAGAGGTGGAGAAGTTTCTAGATACGCCTGTGAAGCGCTATTCTAGCGGGATGTATGTGCGGTTGGCGTTTGCGGTAGCAGCGCATCTTGAACCAGAGATTTTGGTGGTGGATGAGGTGTTGGCGGTGGGGGATGCTGCGTTTCAGAAGAAGTGTTTGGGGAAGATGGAGGATGTGGCAACGAATGAGGGGAGAACGGTTTTATTTGTTAGTCATAACATGGCTGCGGTTGAAAATTTATGCCAAAAAGGAATTTTACTCAATTCTGGACAAATTATAACTAAAGGTAATTCACAAGATGTAATCAATTATTATTTACAATCTATTTTACCAACTCTCATTGCTAATAATAATTTAAAGGTTCAAAAAAACCGCAGAGGTAATGGAAAAGTTAAGTTCACCCAGTTCTATGTTGAAGATACCTATGGAAATACGGTTTCAAGCGTTAAAAGTGGTATGGATATTATTTTAGTTTTCGGTTTTGAATGTTCTAATAATGAATCTCCAAAAAATATAGATATTGGATTTTCTCTTCATAATAAAAATGACATTACTTTATTTGTATTGTATAGTTCTTATGTTGGACAAATATTCAAAACTATTCCACCAGAAGGTGAATTTCGCTGTTTTGTTCCTAGACTTCCATTATCAGCAGGAAGTTATCGAATAGGGGGAAGAATTATTAGTAACTACGAAGAATCAGATTGGCCAAAAGATGGCTTAGGATATCTTAATGTAGAGGTAGGGGATTTTTATGGAACAGGAAGTCAAGGGTTTTCAGGAAATACAGATTTTTTAATAGATGGGCAATGGAAAGTTATGACATCAAGCTCAATGATTAATGCAGAAAAGTGAATTCAATGATTTTTATTAATTTGTTGAAACGTAGATTTAAATATCATGTTAATAAATATTATCCGATTTTTTATTATAAAAAATCGTATTCTCAAGAAGGAGAAGATATCTTGTTAGCGCGTCTCTTTGAAAAACAAGAAACGGGTTTTTATGTAGATATAGGCGCACATCATCCGACTCGATTTTCTAATACTTATTATTTTTATAAACTAGGGTGGCGTGGTATTAATATTGATGCAATGCCAGGAAGTATGAAGTTTTTCAAGAAAATTAGACCTAATGATATTAATCTTGAAATTCCTATTTATAGTCAACCTACTGACTTAACGTTTTATATGCTCGATGAGCCTGCATTGAATACATTTGATTATAATAAAGCTGTTGATCATGAAGTTAAAAATGGTAGAGTTATAGTAGAAAAAAAAACACTAAAAACAAAAAAGCTATCAGAAATTTTAGATATATATTTACCTAAAAATCAAACGATTAATTTTATGAGCATTGATGTAGAAGGCTTAGATTATGCTGTTTTGAAATCAAACAATTGGGAAAGATATAGACCTAATATCATTTTGATTGAAGCCTTGGGAATGGTCTCTCTAGAAGAAGCAATGAATAGTGAGGTTTCTATATTTTTGCAGCAACAAGGATATCGATTGATTGCAAAAGCTAAAAATACCCTCTTTTTTCA is part of the Cyanobacteria bacterium GSL.Bin1 genome and encodes:
- a CDS encoding ATP-binding cassette domain-containing protein; the encoded protein is MSDTMIRVENLGKKYVIGHKPEGWSRYVALRDVMANAGKSLLKKIRHPQSFQQRNQEEFWALQDVSFEVKRGDRVGIIGRNGAGKSTLLKILSRITEPTTGRIELNGRVASLLEVGTGFHPELTGRENIYLNGAILGMGKAEIKKKFDEIVAFAEVEKFLDTPVKRYSSGMYVRLAFAVAAHLEPEILVVDEVLAVGDAAFQKKCLGKMEDVATNEGRTVLFVSHNMAAVENLCQKGILLNSGQIITKGNSQDVINYYLQSILPTLIANNNLKVQKNRRGNGKVKFTQFYVEDTYGNTVSSVKSGMDIILVFGFECSNNESPKNIDIGFSLHNKNDITLFVLYSSYVGQIFKTIPPEGEFRCFVPRLPLSAGSYRIGGRIISNYEESDWPKDGLGYLNVEVGDFYGTGSQGFSGNTDFLIDGQWKVMTSSSMINAEK
- a CDS encoding SAM-dependent methyltransferase gives rise to the protein MLLARLFEKQETGFYVDIGAHHPTRFSNTYYFYKLGWRGINIDAMPGSMKFFKKIRPNDINLEIPIYSQPTDLTFYMLDEPALNTFDYNKAVDHEVKNGRVIVEKKTLKTKKLSEILDIYLPKNQTINFMSIDVEGLDYAVLKSNNWERYRPNIILIEALGMVSLEEAMNSEVSIFLQQQGYRLIAKAKNTLFFQEL
- a CDS encoding ABC transporter permease, which gives rise to MNHPESPKLVIEAGQIEKQYWKDLWRYRELFYFLAWRDVVVRYKQTAIGVAWALIRPFLTMVVFSIVFGGIAKLPSDGVPYPIMVFSGMLPWQFFASALTECSNSLITNSNLIAKVYFPRLVIPTSAVIVSFVDFLISGMILLGLMAWYDFVPSIRILTLPFFILIAFISAMGGGLWLASLNVQYRDFRYIVPFIVQFGLYISPVGFSSSVVPEKWRLLYALNPMVGVIDGFRWAILGKESQLHLGGFFLSLTLVGVLFASGVWYFRKMERSFADVI